The following are encoded in a window of Actinomadura rubteroloni genomic DNA:
- a CDS encoding glycosyltransferase family 4 protein, translated as MKPVERDLDGLRVALVLGTSGGGVGRHVRSVAAGLTARGARVLVCGPAATEELFSFTSAGARFAAVDLADRPRPARDARAVARLRRLLRHADVVHAHGLRAGALAVAAGVRPAVGPLRIGRGRTPLAVTLHNAVLAGGRTAAVYGLLERVVARGADAVLGVSPDLEERMRSLGARRVQAAFVPAPPPRSSPGPAVRPDVRARLGVGDRPLVLAVGRLAEQKGLSTLLDAAAGWARRDPVPLVAVAGDGPLEDDLAARIAAEDLPVRLLGRRSDVPDLLAAADVAVVPSVWEGQPLIVQEIMRAGRPLVATRVGGIPAMVGASARGQAAGSPLQGPESDAALLVPPGDAAALERAVNRVLDDAALAVRLGTAGALRAAALPSEADAVEQLAVLYRALR; from the coding sequence GTGAAGCCCGTGGAACGCGACCTGGACGGGCTGCGCGTGGCCCTCGTCCTCGGGACCAGCGGCGGGGGAGTGGGCCGGCACGTCCGGTCGGTCGCGGCCGGGCTCACGGCGCGCGGCGCCCGCGTGCTGGTCTGCGGACCGGCCGCGACCGAGGAGCTGTTCTCGTTCACCTCGGCCGGGGCGCGGTTCGCGGCCGTGGACCTCGCCGACCGGCCGCGCCCGGCCCGGGACGCGCGGGCGGTGGCGCGGCTGCGGCGGCTGCTGCGGCACGCGGACGTCGTCCACGCGCACGGGCTGCGGGCGGGGGCGCTGGCCGTCGCGGCGGGCGTCCGGCCGGCCGTCGGGCCGCTGCGGATCGGCCGGGGCCGCACGCCGCTCGCCGTCACCCTGCACAACGCCGTCCTCGCGGGCGGGCGCACCGCCGCCGTGTACGGGCTGCTGGAACGCGTCGTGGCCCGCGGCGCGGACGCGGTGCTCGGCGTCTCCCCGGACCTGGAGGAACGGATGCGGTCGCTCGGGGCGCGGCGCGTCCAGGCCGCGTTCGTGCCCGCGCCGCCGCCGCGCTCCAGCCCCGGCCCGGCCGTCCGCCCCGACGTCCGCGCCCGGCTCGGCGTCGGCGACCGGCCGCTGGTCCTCGCGGTGGGACGGCTCGCCGAGCAGAAGGGCCTCTCGACGCTGCTGGACGCGGCGGCGGGCTGGGCGCGCCGCGACCCGGTGCCGCTGGTCGCCGTCGCCGGGGACGGCCCGCTGGAGGACGATCTCGCCGCCCGCATCGCCGCCGAGGACCTCCCGGTGCGGCTGCTCGGCCGCCGCTCCGACGTCCCGGACCTGCTCGCCGCCGCCGACGTCGCGGTGGTGCCGAGCGTGTGGGAGGGGCAGCCGCTGATCGTCCAGGAGATCATGCGGGCGGGCCGGCCGCTGGTCGCCACCCGCGTGGGCGGGATCCCGGCGATGGTCGGGGCGTCCGCGCGCGGCCAGGCCGCCGGATCGCCGTTGCAGGGGCCCGAGAGCGACGCGGCGCTGCTCGTCCCGCCGGGCGACGCGGCGGCGCTGGAGCGGGCCGTGAACCGGGTCCTGGACGACGCGGCGCTGGCCGTGCGGCTCGGGACGGCCGGGGCGCTGCGCGCGGCCGCCCTCCCCTCGGAGGCGGACGCGGTCGAGCAGCTCGCCGTGCTGTACCGCGCGCTCCGCTGA
- the murJ gene encoding murein biosynthesis integral membrane protein MurJ has protein sequence MSPSLRRLTGGLAGAAVLIGVITVLSRLAGFGRTYVFSQTVTTSCLSQAYFTSTQIPSIVYEIVAGGALASMVVPVLAAPAERGDREEVRRIASALLTWVVVLMVPLSAAMALLARPIMELLVGPDLIGCSRHDIVGVGGDMLTVLAPQMIMYGLAVVLYGVLQSHRRFAAPALAPLMSSVVVIGAYLVYAPLGRGFENDLAHLPPRAELTLSVGTALGGVAMAATAGIAAWRLKLGLRPALRFPPGVARRVRRLAVAGLATVVAQQVSALLVVRLSYRGTGGALANYQYAWSIYLLPWAILAVPIATSAFPLLSARTGPDDTAAFDRITASTTRAVLLVSCAGAAVLAAVAVPAAAVFNPGRADQQEVLARAVLAFAPGLLGYGLVAHLGRVLYACRRGRAGAVAVVAGWAVVMVADVVLVLLVDAHWVVAALGLGNAVGMTAAGALLLGVLARARGRAALHGVPRALAASAAGAVAGAGTGYGLAALLGTGGQVRDVAVGALAALAAGTVFLAVTFVIDGRDLRAVLSRRFARDVP, from the coding sequence GTGAGTCCTTCTCTGCGCCGCCTGACCGGCGGCCTGGCGGGCGCGGCCGTCCTCATCGGCGTCATCACGGTGCTGTCGCGGCTCGCCGGGTTCGGCCGGACGTACGTGTTCTCCCAGACCGTCACGACGTCCTGCCTCAGCCAGGCGTATTTCACCTCGACGCAGATCCCGAGCATCGTCTACGAGATCGTCGCGGGCGGGGCGCTCGCGAGCATGGTCGTGCCGGTGCTGGCGGCGCCCGCCGAGCGCGGCGACCGCGAGGAGGTCCGGCGGATCGCGTCGGCGCTGCTGACCTGGGTCGTCGTGCTGATGGTGCCGCTGTCGGCGGCGATGGCGCTGCTGGCGCGGCCGATCATGGAGCTGCTGGTCGGGCCGGACCTCATCGGCTGCTCGCGGCACGACATCGTCGGCGTCGGCGGGGACATGCTGACCGTCCTCGCCCCCCAGATGATCATGTACGGGCTGGCGGTCGTGCTGTACGGGGTGCTCCAGTCGCACCGGCGGTTCGCCGCGCCCGCGCTCGCGCCGCTGATGTCCAGCGTCGTCGTGATCGGCGCCTACCTGGTGTACGCGCCGCTCGGGCGCGGCTTCGAGAACGACCTCGCGCACCTGCCGCCGCGCGCCGAGCTGACCCTGTCGGTCGGGACGGCCCTCGGCGGCGTCGCGATGGCCGCGACCGCCGGAATCGCCGCGTGGCGGCTCAAGCTCGGGCTGCGGCCGGCGCTGCGCTTCCCGCCCGGCGTCGCGCGGCGGGTGCGGCGGCTCGCGGTCGCGGGCCTGGCGACAGTCGTCGCGCAGCAGGTGTCGGCGCTGCTGGTCGTCCGGCTGAGCTACCGGGGGACGGGCGGCGCGCTCGCCAACTACCAGTACGCCTGGTCGATCTACCTGCTGCCGTGGGCGATCCTCGCGGTGCCGATCGCGACGAGCGCGTTCCCGCTGCTGTCGGCGCGGACGGGCCCGGACGACACGGCGGCGTTCGACCGGATCACCGCGTCCACGACCCGGGCCGTGCTGCTCGTGTCGTGCGCGGGGGCGGCGGTGCTCGCGGCCGTGGCCGTCCCGGCGGCGGCGGTGTTCAACCCGGGCCGGGCCGACCAGCAGGAGGTGCTGGCCCGCGCCGTGCTCGCGTTCGCGCCGGGCCTGCTGGGGTACGGGCTGGTGGCGCATCTCGGGCGCGTCCTGTACGCGTGCCGCCGGGGGCGTGCGGGCGCCGTCGCCGTCGTCGCGGGCTGGGCCGTCGTGATGGTCGCCGACGTCGTGCTCGTCCTGCTCGTGGACGCCCACTGGGTCGTCGCGGCGCTCGGCCTCGGCAACGCCGTCGGGATGACGGCGGCGGGCGCGCTGCTGCTCGGCGTCCTCGCCCGCGCCCGGGGCCGTGCCGCGCTGCACGGCGTCCCGCGCGCGCTGGCGGCGTCGGCGGCCGGGGCGGTGGCGGGCGCGGGCACCGGGTACGGTCTCGCGGCGCTGCTCGGCACCGGCGGGCAGGTCCGCGACGTCGCGGTGGGCGCGCTGGCAGCACTGGCCGCCGGGACGGTGTTCCTGGCGGTGACGTTCGTGATCGACGGGCGGGACCTCCGCGCCGTCCTCAGCCGGAGGTTCGCACGCGATGTGCCCTGA
- a CDS encoding copper transporter: protein MIDFRYHLVSIVAIFLALALGIILGSTTLSDSVTAGLKREANTAAKRNEALRQEQSRLTAQTRGEEQFARGLGAQVVEGRLKGQSVVLVEAPGAGNDGLEKIGDLAKAAGATVTGRVTIQAKFLDAREGATVDQLATQLRPPGVTFSGDTDAYEKAGVALASALVTRNAAQIGREDASGSAILTRFQQAGYLTLSGKPAQHATLAVMVAPSTPYTYTGGDAANKALLSVTGALDAAGRGAVVGGPQQAAQEGGLITALRDSDMRKTVSAVDTADTASGQVVTILVLQNELSGKSGQYGTGSDASGYLPSPAPAAGKNG, encoded by the coding sequence GTGATCGACTTCCGCTACCACCTCGTCTCCATCGTCGCGATCTTCCTCGCGCTGGCCCTCGGGATCATCCTCGGCTCCACCACCCTGTCGGACTCGGTGACGGCCGGGCTGAAGCGGGAGGCCAACACCGCGGCCAAGCGCAACGAGGCGCTGCGGCAGGAGCAGAGCCGCCTCACCGCCCAGACGCGCGGCGAGGAGCAGTTCGCGCGCGGCCTCGGCGCGCAGGTCGTCGAAGGCCGGCTCAAGGGCCAGTCGGTCGTGCTGGTCGAGGCGCCCGGCGCGGGCAACGACGGGCTGGAGAAGATCGGCGACCTGGCCAAGGCGGCGGGCGCGACCGTCACCGGCCGCGTCACGATCCAGGCCAAGTTCCTGGACGCGCGCGAGGGCGCGACCGTCGACCAGCTCGCCACCCAGCTCCGCCCGCCGGGGGTGACCTTCTCCGGGGACACCGACGCCTACGAGAAGGCCGGAGTGGCGCTCGCGTCGGCGCTCGTGACGCGGAACGCGGCGCAGATCGGACGGGAGGACGCGTCCGGCAGCGCGATCCTCACCCGCTTCCAGCAGGCGGGTTACCTGACCCTCAGCGGGAAGCCCGCCCAGCATGCGACACTCGCCGTCATGGTCGCGCCGTCCACCCCCTACACCTACACCGGCGGCGACGCCGCCAACAAGGCGCTGCTGTCGGTGACGGGCGCGCTGGACGCCGCCGGACGCGGCGCCGTCGTCGGCGGCCCGCAGCAGGCGGCCCAGGAGGGCGGCCTGATCACGGCGCTGCGCGACTCCGACATGAGAAAGACCGTGTCGGCCGTCGACACGGCCGACACCGCCTCCGGCCAGGTCGTGACGATCCTGGTCCTCCAGAACGAGCTGAGCGGCAAGTCGGGGCAGTACGGCACGGGCTCGGACGCGAGCGGATACCTGCCGTCCCCCGCGCCCGCCGCCGGGAAGAACGGATGA
- a CDS encoding NAD kinase, with amino-acid sequence MSEPQARSVLIVAHTGRPEAVRSAHLVIDRLAGAGIAVRILEDEAADIGCADVEVVPDGPSAAAAAEVVMVLGGDGTLLRAADLARSAGTPLLGVNLGHVGFLAEAEREDLAATVDRVVSHRYDVEERMTIDVTVRRNGAVIGTNWALNEASVEKGERERMLEVVAEIDGRPLSNWGCDGVVCATPTGSTAYAFSAGGPVVWPEVEAMLVVPISAHALFSRPLVVSPRSLVAIEVMADTPGAVLWCDGRRMIDLPDGARVEVRRGAKPVRLARLHLTPFTDRLVTKFGLPVTGWRGRTRPRPEEPGAGHER; translated from the coding sequence GCCCACACGGGACGGCCCGAGGCCGTCCGGAGCGCGCATCTGGTCATCGACCGGCTGGCCGGGGCCGGTATCGCGGTGCGCATCCTGGAGGACGAGGCCGCCGACATCGGGTGCGCCGACGTCGAGGTGGTGCCCGACGGCCCGTCCGCCGCGGCCGCCGCCGAGGTCGTCATGGTCCTCGGCGGGGACGGGACGCTGCTGCGCGCCGCCGACCTGGCCCGGTCCGCCGGGACGCCGCTGCTCGGCGTGAACCTCGGCCATGTCGGGTTCCTCGCCGAGGCCGAGCGCGAGGACCTCGCCGCCACCGTCGACCGGGTCGTGTCGCACCGGTACGACGTGGAGGAGCGGATGACGATCGACGTGACCGTCCGCCGCAACGGCGCGGTGATCGGGACGAACTGGGCGCTGAACGAGGCGTCGGTGGAGAAGGGCGAGCGGGAGCGGATGCTGGAGGTCGTCGCCGAGATCGACGGCCGTCCGCTGTCGAACTGGGGCTGCGACGGCGTCGTGTGCGCGACCCCGACCGGCTCGACCGCGTACGCGTTCTCGGCGGGCGGCCCGGTGGTGTGGCCGGAGGTCGAGGCGATGCTCGTCGTGCCGATCTCCGCGCACGCCCTGTTCTCGCGTCCGCTGGTGGTGTCGCCGCGCTCGCTCGTCGCGATCGAGGTGATGGCGGACACACCGGGCGCGGTGCTGTGGTGCGACGGACGGCGCATGATCGACCTGCCGGACGGCGCCCGCGTCGAGGTGCGCCGGGGCGCGAAACCCGTGCGTCTGGCGCGGTTGCACCTGACCCCGTTCACCGACCGGCTGGTGACGAAGTTCGGCCTCCCGGTGACGGGCTGGCGCGGACGGACCCGCCCGCGTCCCGAGGAGCCGGGTGCCGGACACGAGAGATAA
- the recN gene encoding DNA repair protein RecN codes for MIDEVRIQGLGVIDEAVLDLSPGFNVVTGETGAGKTMVVTSLGLLFGGRADPQRVRPGADRAVVEGRLVVDPGGRVAERVEEAGGELDDDALIVTRSVSAEGRSRAHLGGRAVPVSVLINLADDLVAVHGQSDQQRLLQAGRQRAALDRYAGGELTKPLRAYTRSFQRHKKVAALLDELTTRAAERVREAELLRFGLEEVEKVDPKEGEDVDLAAEEERLGHADALRAAADTAHEALLGDPAAAFEAANVVSLLGRARAALEQVRDHDPELGGHADRLAEAGYLVSDVATDLAAYAESVDADPARLAVVQARRAEVTALARKHGGTVADVLEWARTAAARLTELTGDDDRIDELRAEHAELAERLAAEAEELTAVRTRAAERFSAAVTAELAALAMPHARVDVTVTPSADYGPHGADEIEVLLAPHPGARPLPLNKGASGGELSRVMLAIEVVFAGADPVPTFVFDEVDAGVGGKAAVEIGRRLARLARNAQVIVVTHLPQVAAFADQHLLVEKADDGSVTRSGVTALDREGRVRELSRMLAGLEDSELGRAHAEELLGLAAGER; via the coding sequence ATGATCGATGAGGTGCGGATCCAGGGCCTCGGCGTGATCGACGAGGCCGTCCTCGATCTTTCGCCGGGCTTCAACGTCGTCACCGGCGAGACCGGGGCCGGGAAGACGATGGTGGTGACGAGCCTCGGCCTGCTGTTCGGCGGGCGCGCCGACCCGCAGCGGGTGCGGCCCGGCGCGGACCGCGCGGTCGTCGAGGGGCGGCTCGTCGTGGACCCGGGCGGCCGGGTGGCCGAGCGGGTCGAGGAGGCGGGCGGCGAGCTGGACGACGACGCGCTCATCGTCACCCGCTCGGTGTCGGCGGAGGGCCGGTCCCGCGCGCACCTCGGCGGCCGTGCCGTGCCGGTGAGCGTGCTGATCAACCTCGCGGACGATCTCGTGGCCGTCCACGGCCAGTCCGACCAGCAGCGGCTGCTGCAGGCGGGCCGCCAGCGCGCCGCGCTCGACCGGTACGCGGGCGGCGAGCTGACCAAGCCGCTGCGCGCCTACACGCGCTCGTTCCAGCGGCACAAGAAGGTCGCGGCGCTGCTGGACGAGCTGACGACGCGCGCCGCCGAGCGCGTCCGCGAGGCCGAACTGCTGCGCTTCGGCCTGGAGGAGGTCGAGAAGGTCGACCCGAAGGAGGGCGAGGACGTCGACCTCGCCGCCGAGGAGGAGCGCCTGGGCCACGCCGACGCGCTGCGGGCGGCGGCCGACACCGCCCATGAGGCGCTGCTCGGCGACCCGGCGGCGGCGTTCGAGGCCGCGAACGTCGTGAGCCTGCTCGGCCGGGCGCGGGCCGCGCTCGAACAGGTCCGCGACCACGACCCGGAGCTCGGCGGGCACGCCGACCGGCTCGCCGAGGCCGGGTACCTGGTGTCCGACGTCGCGACCGACCTCGCCGCCTACGCCGAGTCGGTGGACGCCGACCCGGCCCGCCTCGCCGTCGTGCAGGCGCGCCGCGCGGAGGTCACGGCGCTGGCGCGCAAGCACGGCGGGACGGTCGCGGACGTCCTGGAATGGGCCCGGACGGCCGCCGCCCGCCTCACCGAGCTGACGGGCGACGACGACCGCATCGACGAGCTGCGCGCCGAGCACGCCGAGCTGGCCGAGCGCCTGGCCGCCGAGGCCGAGGAGCTGACGGCCGTGCGGACCCGCGCCGCCGAGCGGTTCTCCGCCGCCGTCACCGCCGAGCTGGCCGCGCTCGCGATGCCGCACGCGCGCGTCGACGTGACCGTCACGCCGTCCGCCGACTACGGGCCGCACGGCGCCGACGAGATCGAGGTCCTGCTCGCCCCGCACCCGGGCGCCCGGCCGCTGCCGCTGAACAAGGGCGCGTCCGGCGGTGAGCTGTCGCGCGTGATGCTCGCGATCGAGGTGGTGTTCGCGGGCGCCGACCCGGTGCCGACCTTCGTGTTCGACGAGGTGGACGCGGGCGTCGGCGGGAAGGCCGCCGTCGAGATCGGCCGCCGGCTCGCGCGGCTGGCCCGCAACGCCCAGGTGATCGTCGTGACGCACCTTCCGCAGGTCGCGGCGTTCGCCGACCAGCACCTGCTGGTGGAGAAGGCCGACGACGGGTCGGTCACGCGCAGCGGCGTCACCGCGCTGGACCGGGAGGGCCGCGTCCGCGAGCTGTCCCGGATGCTGGCCGGGCTGGAGGACTCCGAGCTGGGCCGCGCCCACGCCGAGGAACTGCTCGGCCTGGCCGCCGGCGAGCGGTGA
- a CDS encoding TerC/Alx family metal homeostasis membrane protein has product MHVAPWVWILTLAGILAVILADLLLIHRADGREFTTRRAAFWSVVYLGLAVAFGAGVWAFSGGEHAAQFFGGFVTEKSLSVDNLFVFMVILTRFAVPKASQHTALMAGIVIALVLRGAFIAVGAAALSAFTWAFFVFGAFLLWTAVGLVRGGDDDEFTENRLLKRARRILPTTDAFEGGRLFTRRDGRRMVTPLFIVVLAIGSTDVLFALDSIPAIFGLTTEPYLVFTANTFALMGLVQLFFLLGGLLDRLVYLGRGLAFILGFIGVKLVLHALHEYGVAWAPDVPIWLSLAVIGGTLAATTVASLTVGRRRAGTADPAEGVPVGRDRTE; this is encoded by the coding sequence ATGCACGTCGCACCCTGGGTCTGGATCCTGACCCTGGCCGGGATCCTCGCCGTCATCCTCGCCGACCTGCTGCTCATCCACCGCGCCGACGGCCGGGAGTTCACCACCCGCCGCGCCGCGTTCTGGTCGGTGGTCTACCTCGGTCTCGCGGTGGCGTTCGGCGCCGGTGTCTGGGCGTTCTCGGGCGGCGAGCACGCCGCGCAGTTCTTCGGGGGCTTCGTCACCGAGAAGAGCCTCAGCGTCGACAACCTTTTCGTGTTCATGGTGATCCTGACGCGGTTCGCCGTGCCGAAGGCGTCGCAGCACACCGCGCTGATGGCGGGCATCGTCATCGCGCTCGTGCTGCGGGGCGCGTTCATCGCGGTGGGCGCGGCGGCCCTGTCGGCGTTCACCTGGGCGTTCTTCGTCTTCGGCGCGTTCCTGCTCTGGACGGCGGTCGGCCTGGTCCGCGGCGGGGACGATGACGAGTTCACCGAGAACCGGCTGCTCAAGCGCGCCCGGCGGATCCTGCCGACGACCGACGCGTTCGAGGGCGGACGGCTGTTCACCCGCCGCGACGGCAGGCGGATGGTCACCCCGCTGTTCATCGTCGTCCTCGCCATAGGCTCCACCGACGTCCTGTTCGCCCTGGACTCGATCCCGGCGATCTTCGGCCTCACCACCGAGCCCTACCTGGTGTTCACCGCCAACACGTTCGCGCTGATGGGCCTGGTGCAGCTCTTCTTCCTGCTCGGCGGCCTGCTCGACCGTCTCGTGTACCTCGGCCGCGGCCTGGCGTTCATCCTCGGCTTCATCGGCGTGAAGCTCGTGCTGCACGCGCTGCACGAGTACGGCGTCGCCTGGGCGCCGGACGTGCCGATCTGGCTTTCGCTGGCCGTCATCGGGGGAACACTGGCGGCGACGACGGTCGCGAGCCTCACGGTCGGCCGGCGGCGCGCCGGGACCGCCGACCCGGCCGAAGGCGTGCCGGTGGGCCGCGACCGGACGGAGTGA
- the steA gene encoding putative cytokinetic ring protein SteA — translation MNESSPAAERRIRLAPSLARRVRAFGRGRSDGPGVTGTVRLDKRTKNLTKRLQPGEVAVIDHVDLDRVSAEALVSCQVSAVVNVAPSISGRYPNLGPQILVDAGITLVDGVGPEIFTALGEGDQVLVEGGAVRRGDETVATGTEQTLATVEEALAEAKAGLADQLEAFVENTMEYVKRERDLLIDGVGVPDVQTKISGRHALIVVRGYHYREDIAALRPYIREYRPVLIGVDGGADALLEAGYRPDMIVGDMDSVSDGALTCGAEIVVHAYRDGRAPGLKRVHDLGREAVTFPATATSEDIAMLLADDKGATLIVAVGTHANMVEFLDKGRAGMASTFLTRLRVGSKLVDAKGVSRLYRSRISTWQLLFLVIGAFVAMSTAVFMSPAGDVIRPLLADRWHAFLFWLTGLFS, via the coding sequence ATGAACGAGTCGTCACCGGCCGCGGAGCGGCGGATCCGCCTCGCGCCGTCGCTGGCGCGGCGCGTCCGCGCGTTCGGACGCGGGCGGAGCGACGGTCCGGGCGTCACCGGCACCGTCCGGCTGGACAAGCGCACCAAGAACCTCACCAAGCGGCTCCAGCCCGGCGAGGTCGCCGTCATCGACCATGTCGACCTCGACCGCGTCAGCGCCGAGGCGCTGGTGTCGTGCCAGGTCTCGGCGGTGGTGAACGTCGCGCCGAGCATCTCGGGCCGGTATCCGAACCTCGGCCCGCAGATCCTCGTGGACGCGGGCATCACGCTGGTGGACGGCGTCGGCCCCGAGATCTTCACGGCGCTCGGCGAGGGCGACCAGGTCCTCGTGGAGGGCGGCGCGGTGCGGCGCGGGGACGAGACCGTCGCCACCGGCACCGAGCAGACCCTCGCGACCGTCGAGGAGGCGCTGGCCGAGGCCAAGGCGGGCCTGGCCGACCAGCTCGAGGCGTTCGTCGAGAACACGATGGAGTACGTCAAGCGCGAGCGCGACCTGCTCATCGACGGCGTCGGCGTCCCCGACGTCCAGACGAAGATCAGCGGACGGCACGCGCTGATCGTCGTGCGCGGCTACCACTACCGCGAGGACATCGCCGCGCTGCGCCCCTACATCCGCGAGTACCGGCCCGTCCTCATCGGCGTGGACGGCGGCGCGGACGCCCTGCTGGAGGCCGGCTACCGCCCCGACATGATCGTCGGCGACATGGACTCGGTGTCGGACGGCGCGCTGACGTGCGGCGCGGAGATCGTCGTCCACGCCTACCGGGACGGGCGGGCGCCGGGGCTCAAGCGCGTCCACGACCTCGGGCGGGAGGCGGTGACGTTCCCGGCGACCGCCACCAGCGAGGACATCGCGATGCTGCTCGCCGACGACAAGGGCGCCACGCTCATCGTCGCGGTCGGCACGCACGCGAACATGGTCGAGTTCCTCGACAAGGGCCGCGCGGGCATGGCCAGCACGTTCCTCACCCGGCTGCGCGTCGGCAGCAAGCTCGTGGACGCCAAGGGCGTCAGCAGGCTCTACCGCAGCCGGATCTCCACCTGGCAGTTGCTGTTCCTCGTCATCGGCGCGTTCGTCGCCATGTCCACCGCCGTGTTCATGTCCCCCGCGGGAGACGTCATCCGTCCCCTGCTGGCCGACCGCTGGCACGCCTTCCTCTTCTGGCTGACCGGACTCTTCTCGTGA
- a CDS encoding acyl-CoA dehydrogenase, which produces MAIGLTEEHEALAASVRGFAERNIPAGVVRAALEADAEARPPFWPALAEQGLLGLHLDEAHGGQGFGLLELAVAVEELGRAAAPGPFLPTVLASAAVRAGGNAKARDALLPALADGSRTAAVALTGSFTGRRDGGTVVVDGAAETVLGASLADLLVLPVAIGAETAWVVVDAADTTVTAVESLDRVRRVARVEASGAEVPAERVLDGLTTAAVRDLAAALFGAEAAGAADWLVTTAAEYAKVREQFGRPIGQFQGVKHKAARMLIAAEQARAVAWDAARALDEDVPEAGFAAAVSAVVAVDAGVRTARDAIQILGGIGFTWEHDAHLYLRRTLTLRALLGSPGAWAHTVGERALAGGRRPVELELDDDTRPLRERVRAEIAELAAIEDKGELNTRMGDAGWTVPHFPAPWGRDAGPVEQIVIQQELKRAGVKPPSLMIGAWLVPSLVRYGTREQQERFLRPTLRGQMVWCQLFSEPGAGSDLASLSMRAERVEGGWRLTGQKIWTSLAQFAQWGFCIARTDASGPKHDGITYFLVDMKSEGVDVRPLKELTGEAIFNEVFLDGVFVPDDRVVGEVGKGWQVARNTLSNERVSLSTGSGGLGMGVEELLAFFADRTPDAGTVSEVGRLVAQGHSIDLLSLRTTLKQLNGVEPGAEASVRKLLGVQFNQDVADFCWAAQGDAGATEVPMAESGIVGRAMLFSRAMTIYGGTTEVQLNIIGERLLGLPRDPEPGK; this is translated from the coding sequence ATGGCCATCGGGCTCACCGAGGAGCATGAGGCCCTCGCCGCATCGGTGCGCGGGTTCGCCGAGCGCAACATCCCCGCCGGAGTCGTCCGGGCGGCGCTGGAGGCCGATGCGGAGGCCCGGCCGCCCTTCTGGCCGGCCCTGGCCGAGCAGGGCCTGCTGGGACTCCACCTGGACGAGGCGCACGGCGGGCAGGGCTTCGGGCTGCTGGAACTCGCCGTCGCGGTGGAGGAGCTGGGCCGCGCCGCCGCGCCCGGCCCGTTCCTCCCGACCGTCCTCGCGAGCGCGGCCGTGCGGGCCGGGGGCAACGCCAAGGCGCGGGACGCGCTGCTGCCCGCCCTCGCCGACGGGTCCCGCACCGCCGCCGTCGCGCTGACCGGGTCCTTCACCGGACGCCGCGACGGCGGGACGGTCGTGGTGGACGGCGCGGCGGAGACCGTCCTCGGCGCGTCCCTGGCCGACCTGCTCGTGCTTCCGGTCGCGATCGGCGCCGAGACCGCGTGGGTCGTCGTGGACGCCGCCGACACGACCGTCACGGCGGTGGAGAGCCTGGACCGCGTCCGGCGCGTCGCCCGGGTCGAGGCGTCCGGCGCCGAGGTCCCCGCCGAGCGGGTGCTGGACGGCCTCACCACCGCCGCCGTCCGGGACCTCGCCGCCGCGCTGTTCGGCGCGGAGGCGGCCGGCGCGGCGGACTGGCTCGTCACGACCGCCGCCGAGTACGCCAAGGTCCGCGAGCAGTTCGGCCGCCCGATCGGGCAGTTCCAGGGCGTCAAGCACAAGGCCGCCCGGATGCTCATCGCCGCCGAGCAGGCCCGCGCCGTCGCCTGGGACGCCGCCCGCGCCCTGGACGAGGACGTCCCCGAGGCGGGCTTCGCGGCGGCCGTGTCCGCCGTCGTCGCGGTCGACGCCGGGGTCCGCACCGCGCGCGACGCGATCCAGATCCTCGGCGGCATCGGGTTCACCTGGGAGCACGACGCCCACCTCTACCTGCGCCGGACGCTGACGCTGCGGGCGCTGCTCGGCTCGCCCGGCGCGTGGGCGCACACGGTCGGGGAGCGGGCCCTGGCCGGCGGGCGTCGGCCCGTCGAGCTGGAGCTGGACGACGACACCCGGCCGCTGCGCGAGCGCGTCCGCGCCGAGATCGCCGAGCTGGCCGCGATCGAGGACAAGGGCGAGCTGAACACCCGGATGGGCGACGCGGGCTGGACCGTTCCCCATTTCCCCGCGCCGTGGGGCCGGGACGCCGGGCCGGTGGAGCAGATCGTCATCCAGCAGGAGCTGAAGCGCGCGGGCGTCAAGCCGCCGAGCCTCATGATCGGCGCCTGGCTGGTGCCGTCGCTCGTCCGGTACGGGACGCGGGAGCAGCAGGAACGGTTCCTGCGGCCGACGCTGCGCGGCCAGATGGTCTGGTGCCAGCTCTTCTCCGAGCCGGGCGCCGGGTCGGACCTCGCGTCGCTGTCGATGCGGGCCGAGCGGGTCGAGGGCGGCTGGAGGCTCACCGGGCAGAAGATCTGGACGTCGCTCGCGCAGTTCGCGCAGTGGGGCTTCTGCATCGCGCGCACCGACGCGTCCGGGCCCAAGCACGACGGGATCACCTACTTCCTGGTGGACATGAAGTCCGAGGGCGTCGACGTCCGGCCGCTCAAGGAGCTGACCGGCGAGGCGATCTTCAACGAGGTGTTCCTCGACGGCGTCTTCGTCCCCGACGACCGCGTGGTCGGCGAGGTCGGCAAGGGCTGGCAGGTCGCGCGCAACACGCTGTCCAACGAGCGGGTGTCGCTGTCCACGGGCAGCGGCGGCCTCGGGATGGGCGTCGAGGAACTGCTCGCGTTCTTCGCCGACCGGACGCCCGACGCGGGCACCGTCAGCGAGGTCGGCAGGCTCGTCGCGCAGGGCCACTCGATCGACCTGCTGTCGCTGCGCACCACGCTCAAGCAGCTCAACGGCGTCGAGCCGGGCGCGGAGGCGAGCGTGCGCAAGCTGCTCGGCGTCCAGTTCAACCAGGACGTCGCCGACTTCTGCTGGGCGGCGCAGGGCGACGCGGGGGCGACCGAGGTCCCGATGGCCGAGAGCGGGATCGTCGGCCGGGCGATGCTGTTCAGCCGCGCGATGACGATCTACGGCGGCACCACCGAGGTGCAGCTCAACATCATCGGCGAGCGGCTGCTCGGGCTGCCGCGCGACCCCGAGCCGGGGAAGTGA